Genomic DNA from Streptomyces sp. GS7:
CCGAGCTGCCGGCCGGGCGGCAGCTGCATGCCCATGACCCGGCGCCCCGACAGCGCCAGTGCATCGCGGCTGACCGTGAGGTACCCCGCGAAGAACACCACGATCATGATCTTCACGAACTCGCCGGGCTGCAGCGACAGCGGCCCCAGCAGGATCCAGCGCTTGGCGCCGTACATGTCCGCGCCGAAGAAGGCCGGCGCCATCAGCAGCACCAGCGCGACCGCCATCGTCAGGTAGATGTAGCGCTGCAGGATCCGGTGGTCGCGCAGCACCATCAGGATCACGATGCAGACCGCGACCCCGATGACCGTCCACACCAACTGCCCGGTGGCCGCCTGCCCGATCTTCAGCCGCGGCTTCTCCGCGTACGTGATGTCCAGCCGGTGCAGCAGGACCAGGCCGATGCCGGTGAGCAGCGTGGACAGCGGCAGGATCAGCGGATCGGCGCGCGGCGCGAAGCGGCGGACGACCAGGTGCGGGACCAGCGCGATGAAGAACATGCTGACCGCGAAGCCGGCCAGCCCGCCGGGCAGCGAGTCCTTCATCGACAGCTCGGTGTAGGCGTAGCCGAAGACGGTGATCAGGACGACGAAGCCGAGCAGCCAGGCTTCGGTTCGCCGGCGGTTCGGGGCCTGCGCGAGCGCCGCGAACGTCATGGTGCGCTCGGCGTCGCTTTCCGGGCCCCCGGGATCCTGGGGGGCGCTGGTCAGTCCACGCACGGTTCCTCCGCCATCGATGGTCAGGGCCGCGGTGCGGCCGGGTCTTGGCCCGGTTGTCAGCGGTCCGGGGAGCTAGACGGGGCATCGCCGGGCCTGGTTGCAGCGGAACAGCAAGGTGTGTCCGAGTCCACCCGGCGGCCGTCGACAGGGACACGGTACGCGTCCCCGGCGCGCTGGCACTCCGCTTGACCGAGTGCTAACGGCGTCATAGTCTCAGCGTTGGCACTCTCCACCGGGGAGTGCCAACACAGCGACGGGCAGGTCCGGCACCCGCGACGACGGATCCACCTGGTCGCCACCTCAGACAGTTAACCCCGTGAGATCTCCGAAGGGGGAGGTCGGATCGTGACGACCACCAGCTCCAAGGTTGCCATCAAGCCGCTTGAGGACCGCATCGTGGTCCAGCCGCTCGACGCCGAGCAGACCACGGCCTCGGGCCTGGTCATCCCGGACACCGCGAAGGAGAAGCCCCAGGAGGGCGCCGTCCTCGCCGTAGGCCCGGGTCGCTTCGAGAACGGCGAGCGCCTGCCGCTCGACGTCAAGGTCGGCGACGTCGTGCTCTACAGCAAGTACGGCGGCACCGAGGTGAAGTACAGCAACGAGGAGTACCTCGTTCTCTCGGCTCGCGACGTGCTCGCGATCATCGAGAAGTAAGTCACCCAGATTTGCCCTGATCTGCGCCCCTGGTTCCCGCGTTCTCACCGACCGGGGCAGGGGCGCAGTTCGTCTGAGCGAGAGCGGTCACGGCGGCGAGGCCGACGATCGCAACGAGAGGACTTGAAGCACCCATGGCGAAGATCCTGAAGTTCGACGAGGACGCCCGTCGCGCCCTTGAGCGCGGCGTCAACAAGCTTGCCGACACGGTCAAGGTGACCATCGGCCCCAAGGGCCGCAACGTCGTCATCGACAAGAAGTTCGGCGCGCCGACCATCACCAACGACGGTGTCACCATCGCCCGCGAGGTCGAGGTCGAGGACCCGTACGAGAACCTGGGTGCCCAGCTCGTCAAGGAGGTGGCGACCAAGACCAACGACATCGCGGGTGACGGCACCACCACCGCCACCGTGCTGGCCCAGGCGCTGGTCCGCGAGGGTCTGCGCAACGTCGCCGCCGGCGCCTCCCCGGCCGCCCTGAAGAAGGGCATCGACGCCGCGGTCAAGGCCGTCTCCGACGAGCTGCTCGCCACCGCCCGCCCGATCGACGACAAGGCCGACATCGCCGCCGTCGCCGCGCTGTCCGCGCAGGACCCGCAGGTCGGCGAGCTGATCGCCGAGGCGATGGACAAGGTCGGCAAGGACGGTGTCATCACCGTCGAGGAGTCCAACACCTTCGGGCTGGAGCTCGACTTCACCGAGGGCATGGCCTTCGACAAGGGCTACCTCTCGCCGTACATGGTCACCGACCAGGAGCGTATGGAGGCCGTCCTCGACGACCCGTACATCCTGATCCACCAGGGCAAGATCTCCTCGATCCAGGACCTGCTGCCGCTGCTGGAGAAGGTCATCCAGGCCGGCGCCTCCAAGCCGCTGCTGATCATCGCCGAGGACGTCGAGGGCGAGGCCCTGTCGACCCTGGTCGTCAACAAGATCCGCGGCACCTTCAACGCGGTGGCCGTCAAGGCCCCCGGCTTCGGTGACCGCCGCAAGGCGATGCTCGGCGACATGGCCACCCTCACCGGTGCCACCGTCATCGCCGAGGAGGTCGGCCTCAAGCTCGACCAGGCCGGTCTGGACGTGCTGGGCACCGCCCGCCGCGTGACCGTCACCAAGGACGACACCACCATCGTCGACGGTGGCGGCAACTCCGGGGACGTCGCGGGCCGCGTCGCCCAGATCAAGGCCGAGATCGAGACCACCGACTCCGACTGGGACCGCGAGAAGCTCCAGGAGCGCCTCGCCAAGCTCGCCGGCGGCGTCTGCGTCATCCGCGTCGGTGCCGCGACCGAGGTCGAGCTGAAGGAGAAGAAGCACCGTCTGGAGGACGCCATCTCCGCGACCCGCGCCGCGGTCGAGGAGGGCATCGTCTCCGGTGGCGGCTCCGCGCTCGTCCACGCCGTCAAGATCCTGGACGGCAACCTCGGCAAGGACGGCGACGAGGCCACCGGTGTCGCCGTGGTCCGCCGCGCCGCCGTCGAGCCGCTGCGCTGGATCGCCGAGAACGCCGGCCTTGAGGGCTACGTCATCACCTCGAAGGTCGCCGAGCTGGACAAGGGCAACGGCTTCAACGCCGCGACCGGCGAGTTCGGGGACCTGGTCAAGGCCGGCGTCATCGACCCGGTCAAGGTCACCCGCTCCGCCCTGGAGAACGCCGCCTCCATCGCCTCCCTGCTGCTGACGACCGAGACCCTGGTCGTCGAGAAGAAGGAAGAGGAGGAGGCCGCCGACGGCGGTCACGGTCACGGCCACGCGCACTGACCCCTGACCGCGTACGCGTCAGCTCCCACCGAGGCCCGGTCCCGCCACCGCGGGGCCGGGCCTCGGCCATGGTGCCGCGGCGCCCGCCGGGCCGCCTGACGCACCGCCGGCCAGGCCGCAGCGGGCCTCCAGGTACAGCGGGCTTCCAGGTACAGCAGCGGGCCGCCGGGCCGTCAGGCCGAGTGCGCCAGCCCCTCCGGCCGTACCGGGTCGGCGAACGGGAGCCCCTGGGCGTACCGCTCCAGCTCGTCCAGCGCGTGGTCGGCCATCCGGTGCAGCTCGCCGCCCAGCGAACCGGCGACATGCGGGGTCAGCAGCACGTTCGGCAGCTCGTACAACGCCGAGTCCGGGGGCGGGAGTTCGGGCTCGGTGACGTCCAGTACGGCGGCCAGCCGCCCGCTGCGCAGCTCGGGCAGCAGGGCCGCCTCGTCGACCAGCGAGCCGCGCGCGGTGTTGATGAGCGTGGCGCCGTCGGGCATCAGGGCGAGCTGGCGGGCGCCGATCAGATGCCGGGTGGCGGGCAGCGCGGGGGCGTGCACGCTGACGATGTCGCTCCCGGCGCATACCTCGTCCAGCGGCGCCGCCGCCACACCGAGACGGTCCGCCTCCGCGCCGTCCACGAACGGGTCGTACAGCAGCACCCGCAGCGCGAAGGGGCGCAGCAGCTCGATCACCCGGCGGCCGATACGGGAGGCGCCGACGATGCCCACGGTGCGGCCGTGGTTGCCGGCGCCGGCCAGCTCCCGCGGCCAGTCGTGCGCGGTGCGCAGCGCGCGGTAGCGGTGGGCCGCGTGCAGCACCCGCTTGTTGGCGAACAGGATGGCGGCGAGGGTGTATTCGGCGACCGGCAGTGCGTTGACGGCGGCGGCCGAGGCGACCGCGATGCCGCGGGCCCAGCAGGCGTCCGTGACGTGGTGCTTGACCGACCCGGCCGCGTGCACGACGGCCCGCAGCCGGGGGGCCGCGGCCAGCACCTCCGCCGTGAGCCGCGGCGCGCCCCAGCAGGTGAGCAGCACCTCCGCCTCGGCGAGGGCCCTGGCGACCTCGGGCGCGGGGTCGGCCAGCCGGTGCGCCACGAGGCGGGAGTCCGTACGGGCGAGGGCCTCGATCCGCGCGTGGTGCCGGTCGTCGAGCAGCCGCTCGGCGACCCCCGGGCCCATGGACAGCAGCAGGGACGGGCGGCGGGCGGTGCGGTGGGTGTCCGTGGCGGGGCGCATGGGGTGAACGGTCCTCCTCGGTCGGGCGGCGGCCGACCGGTGGGGCCGGCGCTGCCGCGGGGTTCCGTCCGTGCGGGGGGACTACCCCGGGGCGGCCCCGCCGACCCCCGTCCGCCGCCCGTCGGCGGCGAACTCCGGCCGGGCTGACGGGTGAACGCCGTACCGGGCAGGGACGACCGGCCGCCCCGACCCGGATACCGTGCCGGTATGACGACTGCATTGATCACAGGAGCGACGTCCGGCATCGGCGCCGCATTCGCCCGCCGTCTCGCGAGCGACGGCCACAGCGTGGTGCTGGTGGCCCGCGACGAGAAGCGGCTGCGGGAGCAGGCCACCGAACTGCACGACCGGCACGGCATCGAGGCGGAGGTGCTGAGCGCCGATCTGGCGACCGAGGAGGGCATCGCCGCCGTCGAGGCGCGGCTCGGCGATTCCCGGCACCCGGTGGACCTGCTGGTCAACAACGCCGGTTTCGGCAACAAGGGCGAATACCTCGAAGTCCCGATGGCCGACGAGCTGAGGATGCTGAAGGTGCACTGCGAGGCCGTGCTGCGGCTGACCACGGCCGCGGTGCGAGGGATGCGCGAGCGCCGGCGCGGCGCCGTCGTCAATGTCGCTTCCGTGGCGGCGTTCGTCCCGCGCGGTACGTACGCGGCGAGCAAGGCATGGGTCGTGCAGTTCACCCAGGGCGCCGCCCGCGACCTGGCCGGCAACGGGGTGCGGCTGATGGCGCTGTGCCCCGGTTTCGTGCGGACCGAGTTCCACCAGCGGGCCGGGATGGGGACGGACAACGTCCCGGGCTGGCTGTGGCTGGATGCGGACAAGCTGGTGGACGCGGCGATGAAGGACCTGGCCCGCGGCAAGTCGCTGTCCATTCCGGACCCGCGTTACAAGGCCCTGATGGGCGCGGTGAAGCTCGCCCCGCGCGGCGTCCTGGGCGGCCTGACCTCCCGCACCGGCCGGAAGTACGGCGCGCGCTAGGCCCGGCCGCTCGCCGGCCCCCGCCTTTCCGTCAGCGCTCCCCCCACCTCAACCGCCCGTCCGCTCCCGGTACTTCACCGCCGCCTCCCGGACCTCCGCGGGAAGCGCCTCGCCCGCCGCCAGCAGGCGCGGCAGCAGTTCGCGCCGGGTGGTCAGGGCGCGGAACATCATCACGAGGGTCACCTCGTGGTCCGGGCGGTGCACCACCTCCACGGTGTCCCCGGCGCGGATCTCGCCCGCTTCCCGCACCCGCAGATACGCGCCGGGCACCGCGGCCTCCGTGAACCGCTTGATCCAGCCGCGCTCGCCGAGCCGCCCCTGGAACGTCCGGCAGGGGATCCGCGGCGAGGTCACCTCCAGCAGCAACTCCGGCCCCACCCGCCAGCGTTCGCCGATCAGGGCGCCGCTGACGTCGAGGCCGGAGGTGGTGAGGTTCTCGCCGAAGACGCCGTTGGCCAGCTCGCGGCCCAGCGCGCGCTGCCAGTCGTCGAGGTCCTCGCGGGCGTACGCGTAGACGGCCTGATCGTCGCCGCCGTGATGGCGCAGGTCGACCACCGCGTCGCCGGCCAGGCCGCTGCCGCCGGTGCCCTTGGGGCCGGGGGCGCCGACCGCCACCGGACCGTCCACCGGGCGTTTGTCGATGCCCGTACCGCCCTCGGCGGAGGTGTACGCGAACGGGGTGGCCCGCCCCAGGTTCACGCTCAGCAGCTTCGCGTTCATGTCCGCACGGTAAGGCACCCGGGGCAAAGCGCGCACCCAGTTTTTCCCGGTCTATCCAAGATTCGCTTATGCTTGAAGGGTGATCGAAGCCCGCCATCTCCGAGTGCTGCGCGCCGTCGCCAGGACCGGCTCGTTCTCCGCCGCCGCCCGGGAGCTGGGCTGCACGCAGCCGGCCGTCAGCCAGCAGATGAAGGCCCTGGAGCAGTCCGCGGGCACGCCCCTGCTGGTGCGCGCGGGCCGCGAGATGCGGCTGACGCAGGCGGGCCAGGCGCTGGTACGGCACGCCGTCGGCATCCTGGCGGGGCTCACCGCGGCGGAGGAGGAGGTCGCGGCGATCGCCGGCCTGCGCGCGGGCCGGGTGCGGCTGGTGTCGTTCCCGTCGGGCAGCTCGACGCTGGTGCCGACCGCCCTCGCCAAGATGCGCGCCGCCCACCCGGGCATCCGGGTCTCGCTGGACGAGGCCGAGCCGCCGCGGTCGATCGAGCTGCTGCGCGGCGGCGACTGCGAGATCGCGCTGGCCTTCCGCTACCCCGAGGTGCGCGGCGCGGACCCGGCGGCCGGGGCGGAGTGGGAGGACCTGGTGGTCCGGCCGATCCTGTCGGACCGGCTGGTCGGCCTGGTCCCGGACGGCCACCGGCTGGCGAAGGCGGGCAGTGCGTGCTTCGCGGACCTGGCCGGCGAGCCCTGGATCGCGGGCTGCCCGCGCTGCCGCACGCATCTCGTCGAGGTCTGCGAGAGCGCCGGGTTCACCCCGCGCATCGACTTCGCGACCGATGACTATCCGGCGGTGATCGGGCTGGTCGGGGCGGGCCTGGGGGTGGCCGCGCTGCCCGAGCTGACACTGGAGTCGGTACGGCCCAAGGGGGCCACGGCGGTGCGGTTGGAGCCGGCGGTGCACCGCGAGATCGTCGCGCTCACGCTGCCGGATCTTGCGCAGGTGCCCGCGGTCGGCGCGATGCTCGACCAGCTGGTGGACGCCGCGGGGCGCTGACCGCGCGGACCCGGAAGGGGTGGCGCATCGCAGGGGGAGCGGCGCTGCGGACCGGTGCGGACCGGTGTGGAGCTGGCGGCGGCTGCGGCGCAGGGCGGCAATGCGGGACGGTGTCGTTGCAGGATCGTTTCTTCGGTAACGCTCCGGCCCTGACGGTCAGGCGCCGGGCACGCTCGCGTGGCCGGGCAGCGAGGTCGCGGGGACCAGCCGGTGCCGGGCTCGGCCCATGAGCTCCTCGCGTTCGTCCTCGGTGAGGCCGCCCCAGACCCCGTAGGGCTCGCGTACGGCCAGCGCATGCGCCGCGCACTGCGCCCGCACGGGGCAGCGCATGCAGACCTCCTTCGCCGATGTCTCACGCGCGCTGCGGGCCGCTCCGCGCTCGCCCTCGGGGTGGAAGAAGAGAGAGCTGTCGACACCACGGCAGGCGGCCAGCAGCTGCCAGTCCCAGAGGTCTGCGTTCGGGCCCGGGAGGCGGGAGAAATCTGCCATTGCTTGTCCCCTCGAAGCGATGCTGTTTCGGGCTCGGTGCTCACGACCGTACATCTACTGTCGAAGTAGATGTAAATATGACTCATTGCGAATCTAGTCATAGTCAACGCGAAAATGGAAGAAAGAGAGCCAAATAGGGCATAGGGTGCACGCGCGGATGCCGGTCGCCTGCTGGGTCGCCTGCGTATCCGGCTCCTCACGGAGCGTGCTGAACTCGGTCGCCGAAGCCGTAACTCTTTCGAGTGACCGTCGTTGAGTGTGCGGAGGCGGTTGACAGAGGTAGCCCTCGGGCAGGTGTCCGAGGCCGTCAATCGCACAGGTGACGATACGTACCAGCCTGGAGGCTCAAGGTGACGCGCATCAGCTGCGAGAGCCGCGGAGGTCAGTCATGACATCCGTCCTCGTCTGCGACGACTCCCCGCTTGCCCGAGAAGCGCTCCGTCGGGCGGTGGCAACCGTGCCCGGCGTCGAGCGCGTGACGACCGCGGCCAACGGCGAGGAAGTCCTCCGCCGCTGGGGGGCGGACCGCTCGGACCTGATTCTGATGGACGTACGGATGCCCGGTCTCGGCGGTGTCGAGACCGTGCGCCGGCTGCTGTCCGCAGACCCCGGTGCCCGGATCATCATGCTCACGGTCGCCGAGGACCTGGACGGCGTCGCGCTCGCCGTCGCCGCCGGCGCCCGCGGGTATCTGCACAAGGACGCCTCGCGCGCCGAGCTGCGGGCGACGGTGACCCAGGCGCTGGCCGATCCGACGTGGCGGCTCGCCCCGCGCCGGCTGCGGTCCGCCGAGATGGGTGCCGCGCCGACGCTCACGGCCCGCGAGATCCAGGTGCTGGAGGGCATGAGCCACGGCCGCTCCAACGCCGAGATCGGACGTGAGCTGTTTCTCTCCGAGGACACCGTCAAGACGCACGCGCGGCGGCTTTTCAAGAAACTCGGCGCCTCTGACCGGGCTCACGCGGTGGCGCTCGGTTTCCGCTGGGGACTGGTCCGCTGAGGTGTGGTGACGTGCAGCGATGCGGGGGATTGAAGATCCCCGCCCGCCCTGTGGCGGGCGGGGCGGCAAGGCGCCCCGCACGCCGCTCGGGTCCCGCGGCGGCCCGATTCCCCGCGCGGTGCCGCATCCTTGAGGTATGGAGTTCCTCGGGGACGGGTCGGTCGGGCACGAGGGGAGGGCGCAGGAGATGACAACCGGCGCACCTGCCGCGCACAACGCTTCAGTGCACAAGCATGGACCTGATGCCGATGATCGTTCGGCACCAAGGCACCATGGACCGATGCGCGATGACGGGAAGCAGGAGATCGGCGCTCTCGTCGCACGCGCTGTCGAGGGCGACCAGCGGGCCACGCACGATCTGCTGGCCCATGTGCATCCGCTCGCCCTGCGCTACTGCCGCACCCGGCTCTCCCGGCTGCCGGGTGACGCCCGGCACTTCGTCGAGGACCTGGCGCAGGAAGTCTGTGTCGCGGTGCTGTGCGCACTGCCCCGCTACCGCGACACCGGAAAGCCCTTCGAGGCGTTCGTCTTCGCGATCGCCGGGCACAAGGTCGCCGACCTCCAGCGGGCCGCGATGCGGCACCCGGGCAGTACGGCCGTGCCGTCGGACGAGATGCCCGAGCAGCCGGACGACTCCCTGGGGCCCGAGGAGCGGGCGCTGCTGAGCAGCGACGCGGAGTGGGCCAAGAAGCTGCTGGCCAATCTGCCGGAGAACCAGCGGGAGCTGGTCCTGCTGCGGGTCGCCGTCGGGCTGACCGCCGAGGAGACCGGGCAGATGCTGGGGATGTCGCCCGGCGCGGTGCGGGTCGCCCAGCACCGGGCGCTGAGCAGGCTGCGGGCACTCGCCGAGCAGTGACCGGGCCGCGGGCCGGCGACCCCGGCCGGTTCCGTGCCATCTGGCGGGATGTCACCGTAGGAACGTACGAGTGACGAGCCCCTCATCCGTCGTGGATTGGGACACTCCACAAGGCCGTTAGCATGGGAGTCCGCGCTGAGGCAAGAGCATTGGGGAAGGTGTCATGAGTGACAACGTCGACGGTATGCCCGCCAAATTCGCCATGCTCGGACTGACATACGACGACGTGCTGCTGCTTCCCGGTGCGTCGGAGGTGCTGCCCAACGCGGTGAACACCGCCTCCCGCGTCTCGCGGAACGTCAGCGTGAACATCCCGCTGCTGTCCGCCGCGATGGACAAGGTCACCGAGGCGCGTATGGCGATCGCGATGGCGCGCCAGGGCGGTGCGGGTGTGCTGCACCGCAACCTCTCGATCGAGGACCAGGCCAACCAGGTCGACCTGGTCAAGCGTTCCGAGTCGGGCATGGTCACCGACCCGATCACGGTCCGGCCGGACGCCGCGCTCGCCGAGGCGGACGCGCTGTGCGCCAAGTTCCGGATCAGCGGGGTGCCGGTCACCGATGCCGCGGGCAAGCTGCTGGGCATCGTGACCAACCGCGACATGGCCTTCGAGATGGACCGCAGCCGTCAGGTCCGCGAGGTCATGACGCCGATGCCGCTGGTCACCGGCAAGGTCGGCATCTCCGGTGAGGACGCCATCGAGCTGCTGCGCCGCCACAAGATCGAGAAGCTGCCGCTGGTCGACGACGCGGGCGTGCTCAAGGGCCTGATCACGGTCAAGGACTTCGTGAAGGCGGAGAAGTACCCGAACGCGGCCAAGGACGCCGAGGGCCGGCTGGTCGTCGGTGCCGCGGTCGGCGTCGGCGACGCGGCGTACGACCGGGCGCAGGCGCTGGTCGAGGCCGGTGCGGACTTCCTGGTCATCGATAGCGCGCACGGCCACAGCCGCGGCATCCTCGACATGATCGCCAAGGTCAAGTCCAACATCACCGTCGATGTCGTCGGCGGCAACGTCGCCACCCGGGAGGGCGCCCAGGCGCTGATCGACGCGGGCGTCGACGGGGTGAAGGTCGGCGTCGGCCCCGGCTCGATCTGCACCACGCGGGTCGTCGCGGGCATCGGCGTACCGCAGGTCACCGCCATCTACGAGGCCGCGCAGGCGTGCCACGCGGCGGGTGTGCCGCTGATCGGCGACGGCGGCCTCCAGTTCTCCGGGGACATCGCCAAGGCGATCGCGGCCGGTGCGGACACCGTGATGCTGGGCTCGCTGCTCGCCGGGTGCGAGGAGTCGCCGGGCGAGATGGTCTTCATCAACGGCAAGCAGTTCAAGTCGTACCGGGGCATGGGCTCGCTGGGCGCGATGCAGTCGCGCGGCCAGGGCCGCTCGTACTCCAAGGACCGCTACTTCCAGGACAACGTCCTGTCCGAGGACAAGCTCGTCCCGGAGGGCATCGAGGGCCAGGTGCCCTACCGCGGCCCGCTGGCCTCGGTCGCCCACCAGCTCGTCGGCGGTCTGCGCGCCTCCATGGGCTACGTCGGCTCCGCCGACATCCCCGAGCTGAAGGAGAAGGGCCGCTTCGTGCGGATCACCTCCGCGGGCCTCAAGGAGAGCCACCCGCACGACGTCCAGATGATCACCGAGGCGCCCAACTACGCCCGGGGCTGAGCCGGTAGGGCCCGTCCGCGCCGTCCGAGTCGTGGACGTGATGCGGGCGCGGGCCGTGGAGTGAGACGCTGATGCGCCCCCTGTGCCCCCGGTCGGGGATACTGGGGGCGTATTCCGTAGGAAGGCAGAACACGTGACTGAGATCGAGATCGGACGCGGCAAGCGCGGCCGCCGGGCATACGCATTCGACGACATCGCCGTCGTACCCAGCCGTCGCACCCGCGACCCGAAGGAGGTCTCGATCGCCTGGCAGATCGATGCCTACCGCTTCGAGCTGCCGTTCCTGGCGGCTCCGATGGACTCGGTGGTCTCCCCGCAGACCGCCATCCGCATCGGCGAGCTGGGCGGCCTCGGCGTGCTGAACCTCGAAGGGCTCTGGACCCGCTACGAGGACCCGGAGCCGCTGCTCGCGGAGATCGCGGAGCTGGACGGCGCCTCGGCGACCAAGCGGCTCCAGGAGATCTACGCGGCGCCGATCAGGGAAGAGCTGATCGGGCAGCGGATCAAGGAGGTGCGGGACGCCGGTGTCGTCACCGCCGCCGCGCTCTCGCCGCAGCGCACCGCGCAGTTCTCCAAGGCGGTCGTGGACGCGGGCGTGGACATCTTCGTGATCCGCGGGACGACGGTGTCGGCCGAGCACGTGTCGAGCGCCGCCGAGCCGCTGAACCTGAAGCAGTTCATCTACGAGCTGGACGTGCCGGTCATCGTGGGCGGCTGCGCCACGTACACCGCGGCGCTGCACCTGATGCGGACCGGCGCGGCCGGTGTGCTGGTCGGCTTCGGCGGCGGGGCCGCGCACACCACCCGCAACGTCCTGGGCATCCAGGTGCCGATGGCGACCGCGGTGGCCGACGTCGCCGCGGCGCGCCGCGACTACATGGACGAGTCCGGCGGCCGGTATGTGCACGTCATCGCGGACGGCGGGGTGGGCTTCTCCGGCGACCTGCCGAAGGCGATCGCCTGCGGCGCGGACGCGGTGATGATGGGCTCGCCGCTGGCCCGCGCGACGGACGCGCCCGGCCGCGGCCACCACTGGGGCATGGAGGCCGTCCACCAGGACGTGCCGCGCGGCAAGCGGATGGACCTCGGCGCGGTCGGTACGACCGAGGAGATCCTGTGCGGTCCCTCGACGACGCCGGACGGGTCGATGAACTTCTTCGGCGCGCTGCGGCGGGCGATGGCGACCACCGGCTACTCCGAGCTCAAGGAGTTCCAGCGGGTGGAGGTCACGGTGGCGCCCCGGCGGTAGCCGCCCACGTTTTTGGCTTTCCCGCCGTGCGGGTTGCCGTTTCCCGCCTTCGGCGGGAGGGGGTGTCGGGGTGGGCCCCGGTGTGTGGTGGGTTGCGGGTGCGGCCCTCCGGGGGTGGGTGTTCGGACTGCTGCGCTTTACGTCCGAACACCCACCCCCTCCGGTCCGCCCCCTCCCGCCGGTGCGCGGTCCCCGCCCCGGTGGGGGAAGTGAGAAGCCCGGTTGTGCCTTGGCGCGGCCGGGCTCTCGGCTTTCCGGTGGAGGGTGGCTAGAGGCGGTGGGCGGCTCCGGTGGGGGTGGCGCCGCGGGTGTCGAGGAGGAGCTGGGCCTTGACCGCCAGGCCCTGGAGGTCGTAGGTGCGGTGCGGTTGGAGCAGCACCGTCAGATCGGCGGCGGAGGCGGCCTCGTAGAGGGAGTCGGCGCGCGGGACGGGGCGGTCGAGGACGTTCCACTGGGGGACGTAGGGGTCGTGGTAGGTGAGGTGCGCGCCCAGTTCCATGAGGCGGGAGGCGACCTCGCGGGCCGGGGAGCCGGCCTGGTCGCCGATGTCGGGCTTGTAGGTGACGCCGAGCAGCAGGACCCGGGCGCCGCGGGCGGACTTGCCGTGTTCGTTGAGGAGGGTGGCGCAGCGCTGGATGACATAGCGCGGCATCCGGCCGTTGACCTCCTGGGCCAGCTCCACCATGCGGAGCGGGTGGCCCAGTGAACGGCCTTTGTAGGAGAGGTAGTTGGGGTCGATGGGGGCGGCGTGGCCGCCGACTCCGGGGCCGGGGCGGAAGGACTGGAAGCCGAACGGCTTGGTCTCGGCGCAGCGGATGACGTCCCACAGGTCGACGCCGATGTCGTGGCAGAAGACCGCCATCTCGTTCATCAGCGCGATGTTGACGTGGCGGTAGTTGGTCTCCAGCAGCTTGGCGGTCTCGGCCTCGCGGGGGCCGCGGGCACGGACGACCTTGTCGGTGAGCCGGCCGTAGAAGGCGGCGGCGGCCTCGGTGCAGGCGGGGGTGAGACCGCCGATGACCTTGGGGGTGTTGCCGTAGCGGTGGACGCGGTTGCCGGGGTCGTGCCGGGTGGGGGAGCAGGCGAGGTGGAAGTCGCGGCCGGCGGTGAGGCCGGAGCCCTTTTCGAGGAGCGGGCGGAGGACGTCCTCCGTGGTGCCCGGGTAGCCGGTGGATTCGAGGATGACGGTGGTGTGCGGGCGCAGCTGCGCGGCGAGGGTGCGGGCCGCGTCGGCGACGGCGGACAGGTCCAGTGCGCGGTCCTCGCCGAGCGGGACGGGCGCGCAGATGACGGCCGTGCGGACCCGGCCGAGGGCGGTGGGGTCGGTG
This window encodes:
- the groL gene encoding chaperonin GroEL (60 kDa chaperone family; promotes refolding of misfolded polypeptides especially under stressful conditions; forms two stacked rings of heptamers to form a barrel-shaped 14mer; ends can be capped by GroES; misfolded proteins enter the barrel where they are refolded when GroES binds) — encoded protein: MAKILKFDEDARRALERGVNKLADTVKVTIGPKGRNVVIDKKFGAPTITNDGVTIAREVEVEDPYENLGAQLVKEVATKTNDIAGDGTTTATVLAQALVREGLRNVAAGASPAALKKGIDAAVKAVSDELLATARPIDDKADIAAVAALSAQDPQVGELIAEAMDKVGKDGVITVEESNTFGLELDFTEGMAFDKGYLSPYMVTDQERMEAVLDDPYILIHQGKISSIQDLLPLLEKVIQAGASKPLLIIAEDVEGEALSTLVVNKIRGTFNAVAVKAPGFGDRRKAMLGDMATLTGATVIAEEVGLKLDQAGLDVLGTARRVTVTKDDTTIVDGGGNSGDVAGRVAQIKAEIETTDSDWDREKLQERLAKLAGGVCVIRVGAATEVELKEKKHRLEDAISATRAAVEEGIVSGGGSALVHAVKILDGNLGKDGDEATGVAVVRRAAVEPLRWIAENAGLEGYVITSKVAELDKGNGFNAATGEFGDLVKAGVIDPVKVTRSALENAASIASLLLTTETLVVEKKEEEEAADGGHGHGHAH
- a CDS encoding LysR family transcriptional regulator, encoding MIEARHLRVLRAVARTGSFSAAARELGCTQPAVSQQMKALEQSAGTPLLVRAGREMRLTQAGQALVRHAVGILAGLTAAEEEVAAIAGLRAGRVRLVSFPSGSSTLVPTALAKMRAAHPGIRVSLDEAEPPRSIELLRGGDCEIALAFRYPEVRGADPAAGAEWEDLVVRPILSDRLVGLVPDGHRLAKAGSACFADLAGEPWIAGCPRCRTHLVEVCESAGFTPRIDFATDDYPAVIGLVGAGLGVAALPELTLESVRPKGATAVRLEPAVHREIVALTLPDLAQVPAVGAMLDQLVDAAGR
- the groES gene encoding co-chaperone GroES produces the protein MTTTSSKVAIKPLEDRIVVQPLDAEQTTASGLVIPDTAKEKPQEGAVLAVGPGRFENGERLPLDVKVGDVVLYSKYGGTEVKYSNEEYLVLSARDVLAIIEK
- a CDS encoding SDR family NAD(P)-dependent oxidoreductase; the protein is MTTALITGATSGIGAAFARRLASDGHSVVLVARDEKRLREQATELHDRHGIEAEVLSADLATEEGIAAVEARLGDSRHPVDLLVNNAGFGNKGEYLEVPMADELRMLKVHCEAVLRLTTAAVRGMRERRRGAVVNVASVAAFVPRGTYAASKAWVVQFTQGAARDLAGNGVRLMALCPGFVRTEFHQRAGMGTDNVPGWLWLDADKLVDAAMKDLARGKSLSIPDPRYKALMGAVKLAPRGVLGGLTSRTGRKYGAR
- a CDS encoding MOSC domain-containing protein, whose protein sequence is MNAKLLSVNLGRATPFAYTSAEGGTGIDKRPVDGPVAVGAPGPKGTGGSGLAGDAVVDLRHHGGDDQAVYAYAREDLDDWQRALGRELANGVFGENLTTSGLDVSGALIGERWRVGPELLLEVTSPRIPCRTFQGRLGERGWIKRFTEAAVPGAYLRVREAGEIRAGDTVEVVHRPDHEVTLVMMFRALTTRRELLPRLLAAGEALPAEVREAAVKYRERTGG
- a CDS encoding hydroxyacid dehydrogenase; the protein is MRPATDTHRTARRPSLLLSMGPGVAERLLDDRHHARIEALARTDSRLVAHRLADPAPEVARALAEAEVLLTCWGAPRLTAEVLAAAPRLRAVVHAAGSVKHHVTDACWARGIAVASAAAVNALPVAEYTLAAILFANKRVLHAAHRYRALRTAHDWPRELAGAGNHGRTVGIVGASRIGRRVIELLRPFALRVLLYDPFVDGAEADRLGVAAAPLDEVCAGSDIVSVHAPALPATRHLIGARQLALMPDGATLINTARGSLVDEAALLPELRSGRLAAVLDVTEPELPPPDSALYELPNVLLTPHVAGSLGGELHRMADHALDELERYAQGLPFADPVRPEGLAHSA